A window of Syntrophales bacterium genomic DNA:
TTGCGTCAAGGGGTGTTCCCCTCTTCTTCTTCCGGGGCGGTCTCCGGCCGGCTCTCCAGTCGAACCGGCGTCCCGGTCAGGAGGGTCAGCGTGAGCCGGTAGGAGAAGGGGCCGTGGCCCGCCAGTTCCAGCGTCTTCGGCAGGCCGTGCTCGCTCAGGCCCGCTGCCGTGAGCGTCCGGGTCAGGGCTCCCTCCCTGTACAGGCGGACCTCCCACCGCTCGGGTCCCGCGAGGACCACGTCCGTGGCCGTGTCCGGATCGTTCCGGAAGCGGCAGGCGGGGCGGTTTCCCTCCTCCAGCCCCACGGTTTCCGGGAGGGCTCCCGGCGGGAACAGGCAGAAGGTCACGTCCCGGATCAGGGAGCGGGCGAAATCCCTGTTGGTGAACGGTGCGACGGCCCGCTCGATTTCCATGGTTTCCCCTTCGACCCGGGCGGTGAAGAGGACGAAGCCCTCGAGGGTCATGAGGGTGAGGCGAAGGGTTTTCGCCGCGGGATCCGCCACGGTGATCCCGATGGCGGAGGTCCCGCTCCCGTCTGGCAGAACCGCCTGAAGAGAGTGGATCAGCCGCGTCTCCTCCCGCAGGAACGGAAGCCGGCAATCCTGCCGGGTCCGCTCGATCTGGAGGCCCTCGCCGGGCCGGATGGGCGGGAGGGTGCTGCAGGAGGCCAGAAAGACCACCGCAACCGGGATAAGGACAAGGGGCACGAGCCGCTTCATGGGGCCGCCTCACCGGGATCCGTGAAAAGCCGCTCGGAAAGAGAAAGGTTGTGCTCCGTCCGGGTGAACTCCAGCATGGTCCAGGCGTCCTTTCCCTCGACGATTTTCACGCTCCGGATCGCGCCTTTCCTCTCCGGCGAAAAGGCGATCTCGATCCGGGCGATCAGGTTTACGAGGGTCGGGTCCTTCGGGACCAGGACGACCCGGGCGGGACGTCCCCCCTCGAGGCGGGCGGTGAACCGGGGATCGGTGTCGAAGCGCCCCTGCGTCCAGGCGGCGATCTCGTCCATCACCATCTGCATGCCCTGGAGCCGTTCGCCCGCCTCGGGAACCCAGCCCTTGTCTCCATAAACATAGCGCCTGGCACTGCCCCTGTGAATCAGAAGAACGCTCCGGACCGGTTTGGAGTACTCCCAGCGGACCGAGCCGGGGGCCTGGAAATAGAAGCGGCCCTCCGACACGAACGGCTTTGCCAGGATGGGCAGGTGCTTCTTCTGGACAAACCGGGCGCGGATCGACCGGACCTGTCCCGCTTCCCGGCGGATCGCGTCCCAGGAATCGGCCCAGCCGGCCAGGAGGAGCGCCAGGGCCATTGTGAGCAGCGGCACCGCGACGCGGAAGCGTCTTCCGTACCTTCCGGATTCCCGATATCTCTCGGTATTCACAGGCACCCCAAAATGGAGGGACACCTCCTCCGGCCGGCCGGTGCCGGACATGGAAGAAGTGTCCCGTGGATTAAAACATGCCGCCGTTGACCGAGATCACCTGGCCGGTGATGTACGAAGCGTCCGGGGAGCAGAGGAAGCGGACCACCTTCGCCACCTCCTCGGGGCGGCCGATGCGGTTCATGGGAATGATGTCCTTGATGCGGTCCACCGGGGCGTGGGCGATCATCTCCGTCTCGATCAGGCCGGGGGCGACCACGTTCACCCGGATGCCCAGGCGGGCCACCTCCGCGGACAGGGAGCGGCTGGCGGCAATGAGGCCCGACTTGGCGGCCGAGTAGTTTACCTGCCCGCGGTTGGGGACCAGGGCCGCCACCGAGGAAACGGACACGATGGACCCGGATCGGCTCCGGGCCATCTTCCGGAGGACCGGCTTGGTCATGTTGTAGAAGCCCTTCAGGGTCGTCTGCAGGACCCGGTCCCAGTCGTCCTCGGGCATCATCATGAACAGCCCGTCGGCGGTGACGCCGGCATTGTTCACCAGGACGTCGATCTTCTTGTGGCGGTTCAGGATTTCCTTCATGTGCCGGTCCGTGTCGTTGCTGTCGGCGACGTCGAAGCGAACCGTCTCGCCGTCTCCGCCCGCTTTCCGGATCGACTCCAGGGTTTCCGCCGCCGCCGCGTCGTTGGACCGGTAATTCACGATTATGTAATAGCCCGACCGGGCCAGCTCCATGGATACGGCCCGGCCGATTCCCCGGCTCCCGCCTGTTACGATGGCCACCGCGGCATCGCTCATGATTCCTTCTTTCCCTCCCCGTTTCCTTCTTCGCCGAAGACCTGGATCTGCACGCGGGCGAGGGTTTCCCCGCCGGTCTCCGCGATTCCCTCGAACACGCTGTAGCCTTCGATGCTGTACAGCAGACGGACCCGCGTCTGTACGACCGACCGAAGCGGCACTTTCTCGACCAGGAAGTCGGCGCTCTTGATGCCGACGATCCACCCCAGGGAGGCGCTCTTCTTCCCCTGGCGCTTCCGCCGGGCGCCGATGCAGACCGCCGCCGACTGGGCTGTCAGCTCGATCAGGATGACCGGATCCACCCCGTCGGGACCGGCCGTTGGCCAGGAGGAGGCGGCCAGGGAGCGCGTGACGGCCGTCTGGTCGTCCAGGTCCACGATCTCGTCGATCAGCCGGAGACGGTCCCGGTGCGGAATCAGGTCCTCGA
This region includes:
- a CDS encoding DUF3261 domain-containing protein, which codes for MKRLVPLVLIPVAVVFLASCSTLPPIRPGEGLQIERTRQDCRLPFLREETRLIHSLQAVLPDGSGTSAIGITVADPAAKTLRLTLMTLEGFVLFTARVEGETMEIERAVAPFTNRDFARSLIRDVTFCLFPPGALPETVGLEEGNRPACRFRNDPDTATDVVLAGPERWEVRLYREGALTRTLTAAGLSEHGLPKTLELAGHGPFSYRLTLTLLTGTPVRLESRPETAPEEEEGNTP
- a CDS encoding outer membrane lipoprotein carrier protein LolA — translated: MNTERYRESGRYGRRFRVAVPLLTMALALLLAGWADSWDAIRREAGQVRSIRARFVQKKHLPILAKPFVSEGRFYFQAPGSVRWEYSKPVRSVLLIHRGSARRYVYGDKGWVPEAGERLQGMQMVMDEIAAWTQGRFDTDPRFTARLEGGRPARVVLVPKDPTLVNLIARIEIAFSPERKGAIRSVKIVEGKDAWTMLEFTRTEHNLSLSERLFTDPGEAAP
- the fabG gene encoding 3-oxoacyl-ACP reductase FabG produces the protein MSDAAVAIVTGGSRGIGRAVSMELARSGYYIIVNYRSNDAAAAETLESIRKAGGDGETVRFDVADSNDTDRHMKEILNRHKKIDVLVNNAGVTADGLFMMMPEDDWDRVLQTTLKGFYNMTKPVLRKMARSRSGSIVSVSSVAALVPNRGQVNYSAAKSGLIAASRSLSAEVARLGIRVNVVAPGLIETEMIAHAPVDRIKDIIPMNRIGRPEEVAKVVRFLCSPDASYITGQVISVNGGMF